The window atTAAGTATCTTAAATGGAAACTTACCACAGCTTGAGTCCGAAAACTCGGATTGTGTCTCCGCTATCTCTTCTCCAAAGTTGGAACCAGGGGTATGAGGACACATTTCAGGAGGGGATTGTGAAGAAAACATGCTGAATTTGGTTGCGTGGATGTAAAGAGGCGAATGCCCTTCACTGCTCAAAGGTGACCCGTCCATACTCCTGTGAAAGCAAAAAAACAGAAATCCCTTTGGGTCACCTAATGGTTTTAGGaatggataaaaaaaaatctaGACAAACATGAGTCAACCAAATAAACCATTTGGGATTCCACTCAATTGTATATGACTACTGGCAAAAACATTGTGTTAAAGCATTTCGGGGCTTACCTGTTCACAATGCTGTTCAGTTTGCTAGCCTGGGTCACGACAGAGTCTTCAGGGCTCCCATTAAGTTTTGATGAATTCTGATTGTCCATATTTTCTGACTTAACTGGCTGTTGACATGATGTCTGAGAAGCGTAAAATGGCGGGGACAGGTTGACCATTTCACCTTGGTTGGCGCAGCCTTCTTTGTCACTCTGGTTTAGGGAATTCAACAATTTATACTTTTTCCAGTTACAAGCCTTTGGGTCTGTAGAGGATTTCGACAAAGGAGAACTAGAGCCTTGTGAAATTCGAGCATTTTTACTGCTGCTGGACTCTGTAGGAGAGTTAGGTTGGCAGTCTGACTTCTGTGGACTTTGAGGACTAACAAGACCTTTGCGGTTGACAGGAGAGTTAGAAGGTTTAAAGTGTATTATTTCATCTTCTGAAAATGTTCTTTCCTCCTCTTTCCCCTTGTCACAATTATAGAAAGGGCTGTTTCTCACCGATGGACCAGTAGACCGAGAGCCTGCAAGCACATTGTATTGAGAGTCACTACGGGGGTCTTCAAATGCAGCTTCCTTAGGAGAGTAGATGTTGCTGTGGCATACGTTGACAGACAAGTCAGTGACTGCTTTCCTGTAATCTCCTAGCACAGTCCTTGAATTTTCTCCAGGTAACACACTTTCCTTAGGATATCTATTGGATCTTTGGATGTCAGCCATCTGCACATCTCTTACTTCATCCTCTGGAAACAGAAACCCGTGGACTGGAATGTGACTGTACAGAGGGTATGAAGATGGAGAGCCATTGTACAAGTTGGGTATGTAAGATCTTCCATCGCAGATGGCTGTATTACGGAGAGGTACAGTATTTTCTGATATCTCACAGTTTCTGTAGGCCATAACATCAGGAG is drawn from Anomaloglossus baeobatrachus isolate aAnoBae1 chromosome 3, aAnoBae1.hap1, whole genome shotgun sequence and contains these coding sequences:
- the BCL6 gene encoding B-cell lymphoma 6 protein; its protein translation is MTSATDSCIQFTRHASDVLLNLNRLRSRDILTDVIIVVNREHFRAHKTVLMACSGLFYTIFTDQTKCNMNIINLDPEISAEGFRVLLDFMYTSRLSLRESSIMAVMSTALYLQMEHVVDTCQRFLKSSEDIVSSVKTSRGEDFLQGRSMLPPDVMAYRNCEISENTVPLRNTAICDGRSYIPNLYNGSPSSYPLYSHIPVHGFLFPEDEVRDVQMADIQRSNRYPKESVLPGENSRTVLGDYRKAVTDLSVNVCHSNIYSPKEAAFEDPRSDSQYNVLAGSRSTGPSVRNSPFYNCDKGKEEERTFSEDEIIHFKPSNSPVNRKGLVSPQSPQKSDCQPNSPTESSSSKNARISQGSSSPLSKSSTDPKACNWKKYKLLNSLNQSDKEGCANQGEMVNLSPPFYASQTSCQQPVKSENMDNQNSSKLNGSPEDSVVTQASKLNSIVNRSMDGSPLSSEGHSPLYIHATKFSMFSSQSPPEMCPHTPGSNFGEEIAETQSEFSDSSCENGTFFCNECDSRFSEEGSLKRHTLQMHSDKPYKCDRCQASFRYKGNLASHKTVHTGEKPYRCSICGAQFNRPANLKTHTRIHSGEKPYKCETCGARFVQVAHLRAHVLIHTGEKPYPCEICGTRFRHLQTLKSHLRIHTGEKPYHCEKCNLHFRHKSQLRLHLRQKHGAITNTKVQYRVSQAELPADLPKSC